One Vibrio pomeroyi genomic region harbors:
- a CDS encoding crotonase/enoyl-CoA hydratase family protein: protein MPELERLTCSIDENQIATVVLNRPDKLNAIDMAMFQGVNNMVSQLKNNTEIRAVIVKGSGTDFCSGLDVKSLLTSKSGAMKLLFKWLPTLPNAAQRFSLGWRDIPCPVIFAIHGRCWGGGLQLVSGGDFRIASPDANFSILEAKWGLIPDMGGAIAFRELMRKDHTLEMAMTAKVIDSETAKEYGLVTKIAEEPYAEAYALALECANRSPDVVAANKKLYNKTWWSSPGIALFYETWYQIKVALGKNRAIAAQREIHSDKPRAYVARKFK from the coding sequence ATGCCTGAACTTGAACGCCTAACATGCTCTATTGATGAAAACCAGATCGCAACGGTTGTACTGAATCGCCCTGACAAGCTGAATGCCATTGATATGGCGATGTTTCAAGGGGTGAACAACATGGTCAGTCAGTTGAAAAACAACACTGAGATTCGTGCGGTGATCGTAAAAGGCAGTGGGACAGACTTTTGTTCGGGGCTTGATGTGAAGTCCTTGCTTACCAGTAAATCTGGTGCAATGAAGTTGTTGTTCAAATGGCTACCGACATTACCAAACGCTGCCCAACGCTTTTCTTTAGGGTGGCGAGATATCCCATGCCCCGTGATTTTTGCGATTCACGGACGTTGCTGGGGAGGTGGTCTTCAACTCGTCAGTGGTGGTGACTTTAGAATCGCCAGTCCAGACGCCAACTTTTCTATCTTAGAAGCTAAGTGGGGGCTAATTCCTGACATGGGCGGCGCGATTGCCTTCAGAGAGTTGATGCGAAAAGATCACACCCTAGAAATGGCGATGACCGCCAAGGTGATAGACAGTGAAACCGCAAAGGAATATGGGCTCGTCACAAAAATAGCCGAAGAGCCGTACGCGGAAGCTTATGCTTTGGCACTGGAGTGTGCGAATCGATCGCCAGATGTGGTCGCTGCCAATAAGAAACTCTATAACAAAACTTGGTGGTCTAGCCCCGGTATCGCCTTGTTTTACGAGACTTGGTATCAGATTAAAGTTGCCTTAGGCAAGAACCGAGCGATTGCCGCTCAGCGTGAAATTCATAGCGACAAACCACGCGCTTATGTGGCTAGGAAGTTTAAATAG
- a CDS encoding OmpP1/FadL family transporter, whose translation MNKTFTYSLAATAIFTSLNAFASGLFLQEAVVANAGTTGAGDGVYTRSAAAMWTNPATMSHMGESKTTINTMAFDLEMKYQDNLDSSDNGKAHSVMPSFGVFHAHQVTDKLHLGIALGAVGGSSLDYGSEWAGAGLLEDITLTAMQVNPSLSYKLNDRWSVGAGVQFSWGAFQQTTSGFTAKQDTDWAYGYNLGVMYTPTEKLKLGASYRSKLEHEFNNDVKGLGSVNSLSTDLALPEIVDLSASYALNSQLDLLASIQFHRWSEWDETVLDFGVTDRDGIPIKRDWDDVWKFAIGADYQLNSDWRLKAGFSYETSPQDDPSMQWVDLPVGEQYRYSVGASTYWDDILIDVFYEYADLGSVDMNRDGPVGRNLLNGSFDGRIHFIGVSATF comes from the coding sequence ATGAACAAAACTTTTACCTACTCTCTAGCTGCCACCGCAATATTTACAAGTTTGAACGCTTTCGCAAGTGGTCTGTTTTTACAAGAGGCCGTTGTTGCCAACGCGGGTACTACTGGCGCTGGTGACGGTGTTTACACCCGATCTGCTGCGGCGATGTGGACGAACCCTGCCACCATGTCTCACATGGGCGAAAGCAAAACCACCATCAATACCATGGCGTTTGATCTTGAGATGAAATATCAAGACAACCTAGATTCAAGTGATAACGGCAAAGCTCATTCTGTAATGCCGTCATTTGGTGTCTTTCACGCTCACCAAGTGACTGACAAATTACACCTTGGTATTGCGCTGGGTGCAGTGGGTGGTTCTAGCCTTGATTACGGTAGTGAGTGGGCGGGAGCTGGACTTCTAGAAGATATCACCCTCACTGCGATGCAAGTGAACCCATCACTGAGCTACAAACTGAACGACCGATGGTCTGTCGGTGCAGGTGTTCAATTTAGCTGGGGTGCTTTCCAACAGACAACATCTGGATTTACAGCAAAACAAGACACTGATTGGGCTTATGGCTATAACCTTGGTGTTATGTACACTCCGACAGAAAAACTCAAGTTGGGTGCGAGTTATCGTTCTAAATTGGAGCACGAGTTTAATAACGACGTTAAGGGCTTGGGGAGTGTTAACTCACTGTCGACAGATCTCGCACTGCCTGAGATCGTTGATTTAAGCGCAAGTTATGCATTGAACTCTCAACTTGATCTCTTGGCTAGCATTCAATTCCACCGCTGGAGCGAATGGGATGAGACAGTATTAGATTTTGGAGTGACAGATAGAGACGGGATCCCAATTAAACGTGATTGGGACGATGTGTGGAAGTTCGCGATAGGTGCAGACTACCAATTGAACTCTGACTGGCGTTTAAAGGCAGGCTTCTCTTACGAAACTTCGCCACAAGACGATCCGTCAATGCAATGGGTTGACCTTCCAGTAGGCGAGCAATACCGCTACTCTGTAGGTGCATCTACCTACTGGGATGACATCTTAATTGACGTTTTCTATGAATATGCAGATCTAGGCTCAGTTGATATGAACCGTGATGGACCAGTTGGACGCAATCTCCTTAATGGTTCGTTCGACGGTCGAATCCACTTTATTGGTGTTAGCGCGACCTTCTAA
- a CDS encoding bifunctional aspartate transaminase/aspartate 4-decarboxylase, with protein sequence MKRTDEQRLETLSPFEVKNTLIDLAQHSHEKTMINAGRGNPNWVATAPREAFFQLGMFALEESKATFSGYQGFGGMGEKENISLRFLQFCEKHEEQEGVQFLIEAFQFITDQYQVDSDELIYEWVGGILGNNYPVPDRMLKYSELIARKYIEQEMAGSQPVPAGKFDLFAVEGGTAAMVYIFNTLKSNRLLNKGDTIAIGAPIFTPYIEMPELEDYSLNKVEIMATEESAWQIPDSELEKLNDPSVKAFFLVNPSNPASVRLSDETLYTIAEIANRRPELILLTDDVYGTFADNFTSLAMLAPKNTILVYSYSKYFGATGWRLGVIGVHEDNNFDRMIGDLPEETRTTLSTRYQGIALEPSKIKFIDRLVADSRAVALNHTAGLSTPQQIQMTMFSLLSLMQGGEEYKRLAKQIVRRRYHTLMQKNLAAPIIAEGDQTGAFYYVEIDLKEIAQTIHSEGFFSWLEETYEPLDFLVRLAEEHGVIVMPGAGFDAPTWSLRVSLANLEEEQYANITQAMNAVMQSYVERYQATC encoded by the coding sequence ATGAAACGCACTGATGAACAACGCCTAGAAACACTGAGCCCATTTGAAGTAAAAAATACACTGATCGACCTAGCTCAACATTCACATGAAAAAACGATGATCAACGCGGGCCGCGGCAATCCAAACTGGGTAGCAACAGCGCCACGTGAAGCCTTCTTCCAACTCGGTATGTTTGCACTGGAAGAGTCAAAAGCAACCTTCTCTGGCTACCAAGGCTTTGGCGGCATGGGCGAAAAGGAAAACATTAGCCTACGTTTCCTCCAATTCTGTGAGAAACACGAAGAGCAAGAAGGCGTTCAATTTCTTATCGAAGCCTTCCAGTTCATTACCGATCAATATCAGGTAGACAGCGATGAGCTGATTTATGAGTGGGTTGGCGGCATTCTAGGTAATAACTACCCTGTTCCCGACCGCATGCTGAAGTATTCAGAGCTCATTGCTCGCAAATACATTGAGCAAGAAATGGCGGGCTCTCAACCCGTTCCTGCTGGAAAATTTGACTTGTTTGCCGTTGAAGGTGGCACCGCAGCCATGGTGTATATCTTCAATACCTTGAAGAGTAACCGTCTGTTAAACAAAGGCGATACGATTGCGATTGGCGCACCGATTTTCACGCCTTATATCGAGATGCCAGAGCTTGAAGATTATTCGCTCAACAAAGTAGAAATCATGGCAACAGAAGAATCAGCGTGGCAGATCCCTGATTCTGAATTAGAGAAGTTAAACGATCCAAGCGTGAAAGCCTTCTTCTTAGTGAACCCAAGTAACCCAGCATCGGTAAGACTGAGTGATGAAACACTGTACACGATTGCGGAGATCGCCAACCGTCGCCCTGAGTTAATTCTGCTGACTGATGACGTCTACGGCACCTTTGCGGATAACTTCACTTCGTTAGCGATGCTTGCTCCGAAGAATACGATTCTGGTGTATTCGTACTCTAAGTACTTCGGTGCGACTGGCTGGCGTCTAGGGGTCATCGGAGTACATGAAGACAACAACTTCGACCGCATGATCGGCGATCTACCAGAGGAAACCAGAACCACGTTGTCGACTCGATACCAAGGCATTGCCCTAGAGCCAAGTAAGATTAAATTCATTGATCGCTTGGTCGCAGACAGCCGTGCTGTAGCACTGAACCACACTGCTGGTCTTTCTACTCCGCAACAAATCCAGATGACGATGTTCTCGTTGTTATCTTTGATGCAAGGTGGTGAAGAGTATAAGCGCTTAGCTAAACAGATTGTGCGTCGCCGTTACCATACATTGATGCAGAAAAACTTGGCAGCTCCAATCATTGCCGAGGGCGACCAAACCGGCGCGTTTTACTATGTAGAGATTGATCTGAAAGAAATTGCTCAAACGATTCATAGCGAGGGTTTCTTCTCTTGGTTAGAAGAAACGTATGAGCCTTTGGATTTCTTGGTTCGTCTTGCTGAAGAACACGGAGTGATTGTGATGCCAGGCGCTGGGTTTGATGCTCCAACATGGTCGCTACGTGTGTCACTTGCGAACTTAGAAGAAGAACAATACGCCAACATCACTCAAGCGATGAATGCGGTGATGCAAAGCTACGTAGAGCGCTACCAAGCGACTTGCTAA
- the aspT gene encoding aspartate-alanine antiporter, which translates to MSFIIEQLRDYPFIALFLSLGLGYLIGKIKIGKFELGGIAGSLLVAVGLGQIGGIAISNEVKSIFFALFIFMVGYNGGPQFFSSFRLSSLTRLFASFVMTFVGLITVVVLAKWAGLDKGLAAGLAAGGLTQSAIIGTAGNAIDQLNLAPDVTSTLKTNVAVGYSITYIFGSLGPILMMSLIPMVMGWNITKEAKKLAEQMGSGNKQLNEGEFSALNRVSSRAYQVTANSMFVGKSVAELEEAFDSDLTIEAIYRPGEESDTTLDIAKNPILAANDKVYLTGLTQAFPKVTSLGVELGEFSDETNVIHTQKKIVLTNKKLAGVTLHKLHDETNARIRRGVYITQLSRMGHDISTLPETELHLGDEITLVGQKDDLAKVEKKIGYNSPLPSVTDFVTMSFGMVLGYLIGEIGFSIGGSHIALGSGLGCLVSGLLVGYLRMRTPRLGSINHGAANFMQTFGLAVFVAVVGINAGAPALTAIKQNGVTLLLLGVLVTMIPQILTFLFNYYVLKIKNPVEALAVVAGSRSANPAFASLLEKTQNSTPVPSFTMTYAVANIFLTLWGPIIINLITKIS; encoded by the coding sequence ATGTCATTTATTATTGAACAATTAAGAGACTATCCATTTATAGCTCTATTCCTATCATTGGGACTCGGTTACTTAATCGGTAAAATTAAAATCGGTAAGTTTGAATTAGGCGGGATCGCAGGCTCACTTTTGGTTGCCGTTGGGCTTGGCCAAATCGGCGGAATTGCAATTTCCAATGAAGTGAAAAGCATCTTCTTTGCTTTATTTATTTTCATGGTGGGTTACAACGGCGGACCGCAGTTCTTCTCGTCATTCCGCCTTTCATCACTAACGCGTTTATTCGCCTCGTTTGTAATGACGTTCGTTGGGCTGATTACCGTTGTGGTACTCGCTAAATGGGCTGGCCTCGATAAAGGTTTAGCGGCAGGTCTTGCGGCGGGTGGTTTAACACAATCAGCCATCATTGGTACGGCTGGTAACGCGATTGATCAGCTCAACCTTGCACCCGATGTGACCTCTACACTGAAAACCAATGTGGCGGTGGGTTACTCGATCACATACATCTTCGGCTCTCTTGGTCCTATCTTGATGATGTCTCTAATCCCAATGGTAATGGGTTGGAACATCACCAAAGAAGCGAAAAAGCTCGCAGAACAAATGGGCTCTGGCAACAAGCAACTTAATGAAGGTGAGTTCTCAGCATTAAACCGAGTATCTTCTCGCGCTTATCAAGTCACCGCCAACTCTATGTTTGTAGGCAAAAGTGTCGCTGAGCTAGAAGAAGCATTCGATTCTGACCTAACAATAGAAGCTATTTATCGTCCAGGTGAAGAGTCAGACACAACGTTAGACATTGCAAAGAACCCTATCCTAGCCGCGAATGACAAAGTCTACCTGACAGGCCTCACGCAAGCCTTTCCGAAAGTGACTTCACTCGGTGTCGAACTTGGCGAGTTTAGCGACGAAACCAACGTTATTCATACGCAGAAAAAAATCGTACTCACCAACAAAAAGCTGGCGGGCGTGACTCTACACAAGCTTCACGACGAAACCAACGCACGTATTCGTCGTGGTGTTTACATCACTCAGTTGTCTCGCATGGGCCATGACATTTCGACATTACCAGAGACTGAACTGCACCTCGGTGACGAAATCACGCTTGTCGGCCAGAAAGACGATCTCGCCAAAGTCGAGAAGAAAATCGGCTACAACAGCCCACTTCCAAGTGTGACTGACTTTGTGACGATGTCATTTGGCATGGTGTTGGGTTATCTGATCGGTGAGATTGGCTTCTCGATTGGCGGTTCTCATATCGCCTTGGGCTCTGGCTTAGGTTGTTTGGTGTCTGGCTTGCTTGTTGGTTACCTAAGAATGCGCACTCCACGCTTAGGAAGCATTAACCATGGCGCTGCCAACTTTATGCAGACGTTTGGCCTTGCTGTGTTTGTTGCAGTGGTTGGTATCAATGCAGGCGCTCCTGCCCTTACGGCAATCAAACAAAACGGCGTGACACTATTACTGCTTGGCGTGCTAGTGACCATGATTCCGCAAATACTGACGTTCCTATTCAACTACTACGTGTTGAAAATCAAGAACCCGGTAGAAGCCCTAGCCGTTGTCGCAGGTAGCCGTAGTGCTAACCCAGCCTTCGCATCGCTACTAGAAAAAACTCAGAACAGCACACCCGTACCAAGTTTCACAATGACTTACGCAGTGGCCAATATCTTCCTCACCTTGTGGGGGCCAATCATCATCAACCTGATTACCAAGATTTCCTAG
- a CDS encoding efflux RND transporter periplasmic adaptor subunit: MSKYKGVIVGSALFILLSFVFGFHYVKSEIIKEKVASFKLPAISVTTESVKEDVWNEHLNVIGNIHANQSVDVKSQMSGQIKEVLFKSGQFVNKGDVLIKLDDALLKANYKSQLAKVELARTELKRNRKLLKNHSVSQNSVDKLAAQFNAESAKLEYISTQVEYMKVKAPFSGHVGIRKVDVGDFINSSTAIVDLEDSSQQYVDFSISELYLHSVQVGQDLQFKSDAANDAEYHATITAIEPSSDANTHNIELRAVTIESVPLESGMYVDATLTTSDSNTVISVPSVAISYTLSGDTVFVLDTSTKQVSTNSGSASSASTSSNKQGSEKAETPFYEYKVVQRTVEIGPKQGGYVGVLSGLKEGDVVVTSNQHQLKNGGLVLVNNQRPLVTHTQPSN, translated from the coding sequence ATGAGTAAGTATAAAGGCGTAATTGTCGGGTCAGCTTTATTTATATTATTGTCTTTTGTATTTGGCTTTCATTATGTAAAAAGCGAAATAATAAAAGAGAAAGTAGCAAGTTTTAAATTACCAGCAATCTCTGTAACAACGGAGTCAGTAAAAGAAGACGTTTGGAATGAACATTTGAATGTTATTGGTAATATTCATGCTAACCAATCAGTTGATGTGAAAAGTCAAATGTCTGGTCAAATAAAAGAAGTGCTTTTTAAATCGGGTCAATTTGTTAACAAAGGCGATGTTCTTATTAAGTTGGATGATGCTTTATTAAAAGCTAACTATAAAAGCCAACTGGCAAAGGTTGAGTTAGCGAGAACAGAATTGAAGCGAAATCGAAAGCTACTGAAGAATCACAGCGTCTCTCAGAATTCGGTAGATAAACTTGCTGCTCAATTTAATGCTGAATCAGCAAAGCTAGAATACATCTCTACTCAGGTTGAATATATGAAAGTTAAAGCGCCTTTCTCTGGCCATGTTGGAATTAGAAAAGTGGATGTCGGTGATTTTATCAACTCAAGCACAGCGATTGTTGACCTTGAAGATAGCTCTCAACAGTATGTCGATTTCTCTATTTCGGAGCTTTATCTTCACAGTGTGCAAGTAGGGCAGGATCTCCAATTTAAATCTGACGCAGCGAACGATGCTGAGTATCACGCGACGATTACCGCGATTGAACCTAGCTCAGACGCGAACACGCACAATATCGAACTGCGAGCGGTGACGATTGAATCCGTGCCGTTGGAATCTGGCATGTATGTGGATGCAACACTAACCACTTCCGATTCAAACACGGTGATCAGCGTGCCGTCAGTGGCAATTAGTTACACCTTATCAGGCGATACGGTATTTGTTCTAGATACTTCAACCAAACAAGTGAGCACGAATTCAGGAAGTGCAAGTTCAGCGAGCACAAGTTCAAACAAACAAGGTTCAGAGAAAGCAGAGACACCATTTTACGAATACAAAGTGGTGCAACGCACTGTGGAAATTGGCCCGAAACAGGGTGGTTATGTCGGTGTCCTTTCTGGCTTGAAAGAAGGGGATGTGGTGGTGACGTCGAATCAACATCAGCTTAAAAACGGCGGTTTGGTTTTGGTGAACAATCAACGACCGCTTGTTACTCATACTCAGCCAAGTAATTAG
- a CDS encoding efflux RND transporter permease subunit: MTFTDVFIKRPVLATVLSLVLLVLGLKAFTSLQVRQYPEIETGVITITTSYPGASASSVQGYVTQPLQAEIAQTAGIDYMTSDSALGKSVITVYLKLGYPSDGALTEILSLVQQVKYKLPSGVLDPSILKSTSQSPILYVSFSSDTLKTEQVSDYVSRVVKPTFSTVEGVSKVDMLGQQDFAMRIWLKPQKLASYGLTAADVQNALRANNIVSAAGKLQNPYIEVDINAHTDSSSVADFKNMSLKAHDGQLVHLKDVATVELGAATYDSDVEFNGVTTVSTAISNTATSNPLTVVEGIYEFLPQIEAGLPDGIKADVVYDSTKFIETSIDEVAKTLMEAALIVVIVIFAFLGSMRAMLIPLVTIPLSLIGSMFFMLSMGFSINLLTLLAMVLAISLVVDDAIVVVENTFRHLEDGTSPIKAAINSAREIAGSVIAMTITLAAVYAPIGFMGGLTGKLFTEFAFTLAGSVLISGFIALTLTPMMCSKLLNKSVLDGKLVKKIDVVIAGVTERYRKVLEHVLNNRVYIWPVVGTLLISLVFMFMNTASELAPEEDQGVMIVMGQGPAQANTDYIRHFTPALIDAIGKNDEVEMTMLDNGYMNNNAFFGLGVLKDWDSREATAKEVMQRFEKESSVLPGLQVYTFSPPDLPGTPQGLPFQMVLKTPTGSYQDLYQYAEKLKEYAQKSGKFIYVQNDLNFNKPQVEIQIDRDKAAQMNVSAQDVGTVLSRFISEGFVNYFSMDQRSYQVITQVPNENRNSWDDLKNYHVRSNTGGMVPLASLIEISQSVQPSKVDQFQQLNSAMIEAKMMPGISIGEAYQVMEEGAAQILPKSYSTDTSGQLRQFLQEGSSLVTTFFLALVIIYLVLAAQFESLRDPLVVLTSVPLSIFGALMPLYLGIDTLNIYTEVGLVTLIGLISKHGILIVEFANQMQQELKCSRREAAIRSATVRMRPVLMTTAAMVVGVVPLLIASGAGAQSRFSIGLVITVGMSVGTLFTLFVVPTIYTYLAADHTAQEQEA; this comes from the coding sequence ATGACATTTACTGATGTATTCATCAAACGCCCGGTGTTGGCGACGGTATTAAGTCTCGTGTTGTTGGTGTTGGGGCTTAAAGCTTTTACTTCATTGCAGGTGCGCCAATACCCAGAAATTGAAACAGGTGTGATCACCATTACCACCAGTTACCCCGGTGCCAGTGCGTCGAGCGTACAAGGTTACGTTACCCAACCTCTACAGGCTGAAATCGCCCAAACCGCGGGCATTGACTACATGACATCAGACAGTGCCTTGGGTAAATCCGTGATTACGGTGTATTTGAAGTTGGGATACCCATCAGATGGCGCACTGACGGAGATTCTGTCTCTGGTGCAGCAAGTGAAATACAAACTGCCTTCTGGGGTATTGGATCCGAGCATTCTTAAATCGACGTCTCAATCGCCGATCTTATATGTCTCTTTCTCAAGCGATACGCTGAAAACCGAGCAAGTATCGGACTATGTGAGCCGAGTGGTGAAGCCAACATTCTCAACGGTAGAGGGTGTGTCCAAAGTCGATATGTTAGGTCAACAAGATTTCGCGATGCGTATCTGGCTTAAGCCTCAAAAGTTGGCGTCTTATGGCTTGACTGCTGCTGATGTACAGAATGCGCTGCGAGCAAACAACATTGTAAGCGCGGCGGGTAAGTTACAGAACCCGTATATCGAAGTCGATATCAATGCTCATACCGATTCTAGCTCTGTAGCAGACTTTAAAAACATGTCGCTCAAAGCCCATGACGGACAACTGGTGCATTTGAAAGACGTTGCCACAGTAGAGCTAGGCGCAGCGACTTATGATTCAGATGTTGAGTTTAATGGCGTAACGACTGTTTCAACGGCGATCAGCAATACCGCGACATCGAACCCGTTAACCGTGGTTGAGGGTATCTATGAATTCCTTCCTCAGATAGAAGCTGGTTTACCTGACGGTATTAAAGCGGATGTGGTGTACGACTCAACCAAATTCATTGAAACATCGATTGATGAAGTAGCAAAAACGCTGATGGAAGCGGCACTGATTGTGGTGATTGTTATCTTTGCGTTCCTCGGTTCTATGCGTGCGATGTTAATTCCGTTGGTGACCATTCCATTGTCACTGATTGGCTCGATGTTCTTCATGTTGAGCATGGGTTTCAGCATTAACTTGCTGACGTTATTGGCGATGGTGTTGGCGATCTCTTTGGTGGTGGATGATGCGATTGTGGTCGTAGAAAACACGTTTCGACACCTAGAAGATGGCACTAGTCCAATTAAAGCAGCGATTAACAGTGCGCGTGAAATTGCTGGTTCTGTGATTGCGATGACCATTACCTTGGCTGCGGTTTATGCACCGATTGGTTTCATGGGTGGTTTGACCGGTAAGTTGTTTACTGAGTTTGCTTTCACCTTGGCGGGCTCTGTTCTGATCTCAGGTTTTATCGCACTGACGTTGACGCCAATGATGTGTTCAAAACTGCTTAATAAGTCGGTATTGGATGGAAAACTGGTTAAGAAAATTGATGTGGTTATTGCTGGTGTCACTGAACGCTACCGCAAGGTACTTGAACACGTGCTTAATAACCGAGTTTATATCTGGCCAGTAGTCGGGACATTGCTTATCAGTTTGGTGTTTATGTTTATGAATACCGCATCCGAGCTGGCACCTGAAGAAGATCAAGGCGTAATGATTGTCATGGGACAAGGGCCTGCTCAAGCCAACACCGATTACATTCGCCACTTTACTCCGGCTCTGATTGACGCCATTGGTAAAAACGACGAAGTAGAAATGACCATGCTGGATAACGGCTACATGAACAACAACGCGTTCTTTGGTTTAGGTGTATTGAAAGATTGGGATTCACGCGAAGCAACGGCAAAAGAGGTGATGCAGCGCTTCGAAAAAGAGAGCTCTGTATTACCAGGTTTGCAGGTGTATACCTTCTCTCCACCGGATCTGCCAGGCACACCGCAAGGCTTGCCATTCCAAATGGTATTGAAGACGCCAACTGGCTCGTATCAAGATCTTTATCAGTACGCTGAAAAGCTAAAAGAATACGCACAGAAGAGCGGTAAGTTTATTTACGTGCAGAACGACCTTAACTTCAATAAACCGCAGGTTGAGATTCAAATTGATCGTGATAAAGCAGCGCAGATGAATGTGAGCGCTCAGGATGTTGGTACCGTGCTGTCTCGCTTTATCAGTGAAGGCTTCGTGAACTACTTCTCAATGGATCAACGCAGTTATCAAGTGATTACGCAAGTACCGAACGAGAATCGTAACTCTTGGGACGATTTGAAGAATTATCACGTACGTTCGAATACAGGGGGAATGGTTCCACTGGCATCTTTAATCGAGATTAGCCAATCGGTCCAGCCATCAAAAGTGGATCAATTCCAACAGCTGAACAGTGCCATGATCGAAGCGAAGATGATGCCGGGCATCAGTATTGGTGAGGCTTACCAAGTGATGGAAGAGGGTGCAGCACAGATATTGCCTAAATCATACAGCACGGATACTTCTGGGCAGCTACGCCAGTTCTTGCAAGAAGGATCTTCGTTGGTAACGACGTTCTTCTTAGCCTTGGTGATTATCTACTTAGTATTGGCAGCGCAGTTCGAAAGCCTACGCGATCCGCTGGTGGTATTAACCAGTGTGCCGTTGTCGATCTTTGGTGCCTTAATGCCACTGTACTTGGGCATTGATACGCTCAACATCTACACCGAAGTTGGATTGGTGACCTTAATCGGACTCATCAGTAAACACGGTATTTTGATTGTTGAGTTCGCTAACCAGATGCAACAAGAATTGAAATGCAGCCGTCGTGAAGCCGCTATTCGTTCGGCGACCGTGCGAATGCGCCCTGTATTGATGACAACTGCCGCCATGGTCGTGGGTGTTGTACCGCTGCTAATAGCGAGTGGTGCAGGGGCTCAAAGTCGATTCTCAATTGGCTTGGTGATTACGGTGGGTATGTCTGTGGGCACGCTATTTACGCTGTTCGTGGTACCAACGATTTACACCTACTTAGCGGCGGATCATACCGCTCAGGAACAAGAAGCTTGA
- a CDS encoding DUF3313 family protein produces the protein MKLHYLYPLLALFTVGCASSVPNKEEIKSVDSEHYFVDSQFDDDMAGMSWIAKDSASHHFNQFKFNSVEIKNAGIDKRVSKEVQEQFKEQILSSMNDKLKHKLQGYENVMLDNQVLDISVALYGIDDIPEDMRLTEFIPFGSIIGAVKYAAGTRDRSIRVLASVDLKDHDSAELVGRRIFVVNDNGVLENEKSAITIEMLDKNIEQITKQAVDFAFEVTYLNKKQG, from the coding sequence ATGAAACTACATTATTTATATCCACTACTTGCGTTATTCACTGTTGGCTGTGCGAGTTCAGTCCCGAACAAAGAAGAAATAAAAAGCGTCGATTCAGAGCATTACTTTGTAGATAGTCAGTTTGATGACGACATGGCGGGTATGTCGTGGATAGCAAAAGACAGTGCTTCTCATCATTTTAATCAGTTCAAATTCAATAGCGTAGAGATCAAAAATGCCGGTATAGACAAGCGAGTATCGAAAGAGGTTCAAGAGCAATTCAAGGAGCAGATCCTTAGCAGTATGAACGACAAGTTGAAGCATAAACTGCAAGGCTATGAGAACGTGATGTTGGATAACCAAGTGCTCGATATTAGCGTTGCTTTGTATGGCATTGATGACATTCCAGAGGATATGCGTTTAACAGAGTTCATTCCTTTTGGTTCTATTATCGGTGCGGTCAAATACGCTGCGGGCACCCGAGACCGCTCAATTCGAGTATTAGCAAGCGTTGACTTAAAGGACCATGATTCAGCTGAGTTGGTTGGTCGCCGTATTTTCGTGGTCAATGACAATGGCGTGCTAGAGAACGAAAAGTCAGCAATCACCATCGAAATGCTGGATAAAAATATTGAGCAGATCACCAAGCAGGCTGTCGATTTTGCTTTTGAAGTAACTTACTTAAACAAGAAGCAAGGTTAA